A window of the Cicer arietinum cultivar CDC Frontier isolate Library 1 chromosome 6, Cicar.CDCFrontier_v2.0, whole genome shotgun sequence genome harbors these coding sequences:
- the LOC101496005 gene encoding probable calcium-binding protein CML25: MGLKSLFNRPKDMIPSASSTPSRSTSLSVHSRARLAGELEQVFKKFDVNGDGKISASELGSIMGSLGQPATEQELDNMIREVDGDGDGCISLQEFIELNTKGVDSDEILENLKDAFAVFDMDGNGSITAEELNTVMRSLGEECSLAECRRMIGGVDSDGDGMIDFEEFRMMMMMGSRHDTTDRVKPEPME; this comes from the coding sequence aTGGGTTTGAAATCATTATTCAACCGTCCCAAGGACATGATCCCATCGGCATCTTCAACACCTTCCCGATCCACGTCACTCTCCGTGCATTCACGCGCCCGTCTCGCCGGTGAACTCGAACAAGTCTTCAAAAAATTCGACGTCAACGGCGACGGCAAGATCTCCGCATCGGAACTCGGATCCATTATGGGAAGCTTAGGTCAACCCGCAACAGAACAAGAACTCGACAACATGATCCGCGAAGTCGACGGCGACGGCGACGGATGCATCAGTTTACAAGAATTCATTGAACTCAACACCAAAGGCGTTGATTCCGATGAGATTTTGGAGAATCTGAAGGACGCTTTTGCAGTATTTGATATGGACGGTAACGGTTCTATTACTGCGGAAGAACTTAATACGGTGATGAGAAGTCTCGGTGAAGAGTGCTCGTTGGCTGAGTGCCGGAGAATGATCGGCGGCGTTGATAGCGACGGTGATGGAATGATTGATTTTGAGGAGTTtaggatgatgatgatgatgggtTCTCGTCATGATACAACTGATAGGGTTAAACCTGAACCTATGGAATGA